The Carnobacterium sp. 17-4 genome has a window encoding:
- a CDS encoding THUMP domain-containing class I SAM-dependent RNA methyltransferase, which translates to MNYMKTFQLVATAASGIEALVGKEIKALGYDCQVENGKVFFEGTEKDIAKTNLWLRTADRVKIIVGEFDAYEFDELFEKTKALPWEDLLPMDANFPVAGKSIKSKLYSVSDCQAIVKKAIVNRLSEVYHRNTRLPETGALYQLEVALLKDKVTLTLDTTGPSLFKRGYRSAKGGAPLKENMAAALVQLTNWRKDRPFYDPVCGSGTIVIEAALIGHNIAPGSNRSFSCEEWEWFDQSVFEEVRTEAEAAVDHDIELDIMGSDIDGTMIEIAKENANEAGVGSSITFKQMQVADFTTEKEYGVILANPPYGERLGEENEVHYLYKQMGQVYRPLKTWSKYIITSDLAFETFYGERATKKRKLYNGALRTDLFQFWGERPPRAPRA; encoded by the coding sequence ATTAATTATATGAAAACATTTCAACTTGTTGCAACGGCAGCCAGCGGAATAGAAGCATTGGTAGGAAAAGAAATCAAAGCATTAGGCTATGATTGCCAAGTAGAGAACGGTAAAGTCTTTTTTGAAGGAACTGAAAAAGATATAGCTAAAACAAATCTTTGGTTAAGAACGGCTGATCGTGTCAAAATTATCGTTGGCGAATTTGATGCATATGAATTTGATGAGTTATTTGAAAAAACAAAAGCATTGCCTTGGGAAGATTTATTGCCAATGGATGCTAATTTTCCTGTAGCTGGAAAATCTATAAAATCAAAGTTGTACAGTGTGTCGGATTGTCAAGCGATTGTAAAAAAAGCAATTGTTAATCGTTTGAGCGAAGTTTATCATCGTAATACACGTTTACCTGAAACAGGTGCTTTGTATCAACTTGAAGTAGCTTTATTGAAAGATAAAGTTACTCTAACACTAGATACTACAGGGCCAAGTTTATTCAAACGTGGATACCGTTCTGCTAAAGGTGGGGCACCGTTAAAAGAAAATATGGCTGCTGCGCTGGTTCAACTGACTAATTGGCGTAAAGACCGTCCTTTCTATGATCCAGTTTGTGGGTCAGGAACGATCGTCATTGAAGCAGCACTGATTGGACATAATATTGCACCTGGTTCTAATCGATCATTTAGCTGCGAAGAGTGGGAATGGTTTGATCAAAGCGTTTTTGAAGAAGTTCGCACTGAAGCAGAAGCTGCAGTAGATCATGATATCGAACTGGATATTATGGGCTCAGATATTGATGGCACTATGATTGAAATTGCGAAAGAAAATGCGAATGAAGCTGGAGTAGGAAGCAGTATTACCTTCAAACAAATGCAAGTAGCTGATTTTACGACGGAAAAAGAATACGGTGTAATCTTGGCTAATCCTCCATATGGAGAACGATTAGGTGAAGAAAATGAAGTTCACTACTTGTACAAACAAATGGGACAAGTTTATCGTCCGCTAAAAACATGGAGCAAATACATCATTACAAGTGATTTAGCTTTTGAAACCTTCTATGGTGAAAGAGCTACTAAGAAGCGTAAATTGTATAATGGAGCTTTAAGAACGGACTTATTCCAATTTTGGGGCGAACGTCCTCCTAGAGCACCTCGCGCATAA
- a CDS encoding cold-shock protein: MEQGTVKWFSNEKGYGFIEYNETEDIFIHFTGIDNGEDFKSLSSGQHVSFEILEGARGPQATKVIVVD; the protein is encoded by the coding sequence ATGGAACAAGGAACAGTCAAATGGTTCAGTAATGAAAAGGGTTACGGATTCATTGAATACAACGAAACTGAAGACATTTTTATTCACTTTACAGGAATCGATAATGGAGAAGACTTTAAATCGTTAAGCAGCGGACAACATGTTTCTTTTGAAATTTTAGAAGGTGCAAGAGGCCCTCAAGCAACTAAGGTTATCGTTGTTGACTAA
- the gpsB gene encoding cell division regulator GpsB has protein sequence MANRALTTKDILQKEFKTNMRGYSPTEVDEYLDEVIRDYESYNKEITQLKAENDRLLSKIDELTKQASIGKPSYSSQPNSTVTNFDILKRLSNLERHVFGSKLDETEDEL, from the coding sequence ATGGCAAATAGAGCATTAACAACAAAAGACATTCTTCAAAAAGAATTTAAAACAAATATGCGCGGTTACAGCCCAACTGAGGTAGATGAATACTTAGATGAAGTGATTCGTGATTATGAATCCTACAATAAAGAGATCACTCAATTAAAAGCTGAAAATGATCGTTTATTAAGTAAAATTGATGAGTTAACAAAACAAGCTTCAATTGGTAAACCTAGCTATTCTTCTCAACCAAATAGTACAGTGACTAATTTTGATATCCTAAAACGTCTATCTAATTTAGAACGTCATGTCTTTGGATCAAAATTAGATGAAACAGAAGATGAACTTTAA
- a CDS encoding thymidylate synthase has protein sequence MESEYLNLGKKVLEDGHVKTDRTGTGTKSLFGYQMRYDLQKGFPLLTTKRVPFGLIKSELLWFIKGNTNIRYLLQHNNHIWDEWAFERFVKSEEYVGPDMTDFGRRALVDEEFKAVYDVEKEAFCTRILEDDAFAAKYGELGNVYGAQWRRWKTTQGETIDQLKDVIQQIKTTPDSRRMLVSAWNPEDVPNMALPPCHTLFQFYVADGKLSCQLYQRSADIFLGVPFNIASYALLTHLIAHEVGLEVGEFVHTLGDAHLYSNHFEQMKKQLAREPRDFPTIALNESKNSIFDFEMEDIQIEGYDPHPGIKAPIAV, from the coding sequence GTGGAATCAGAATATTTAAATTTAGGAAAAAAAGTCTTGGAAGATGGTCATGTAAAGACAGATCGGACAGGAACAGGAACTAAAAGTCTTTTTGGTTATCAAATGCGTTATGATTTACAAAAAGGTTTCCCATTATTAACAACGAAAAGAGTCCCCTTTGGTTTAATTAAAAGTGAATTGCTTTGGTTTATTAAAGGCAATACGAATATTCGTTATTTATTGCAGCACAATAACCATATTTGGGATGAATGGGCTTTTGAACGTTTTGTCAAAAGTGAAGAATATGTGGGACCTGATATGACTGATTTCGGCAGAAGAGCCTTAGTTGACGAAGAATTTAAAGCTGTTTATGATGTTGAAAAAGAAGCCTTTTGTACTCGTATTTTAGAAGATGATGCATTTGCTGCTAAATACGGTGAACTGGGAAATGTATATGGGGCTCAATGGAGAAGATGGAAAACGACCCAAGGAGAGACCATAGATCAACTGAAAGATGTCATTCAACAAATCAAAACAACACCAGATTCAAGGCGTATGCTTGTTTCAGCATGGAATCCAGAAGACGTTCCTAATATGGCTTTACCTCCTTGTCATACGTTATTTCAATTTTATGTTGCTGATGGAAAATTAAGTTGCCAATTGTATCAACGAAGTGCAGACATCTTTTTAGGTGTGCCATTTAATATTGCGAGCTATGCTTTGTTAACACATTTAATAGCGCATGAGGTTGGTTTAGAGGTTGGAGAATTTGTTCATACGTTAGGTGATGCACATTTGTATTCAAATCATTTTGAACAAATGAAAAAACAATTAGCAAGAGAACCTAGGGACTTTCCGACGATCGCATTGAATGAATCAAAGAATAGTATCTTTGATTTTGAGATGGAGGACATACAAATCGAAGGATATGATCCTCATCCAGGAATAAAAGCTCCAATAGCTGTTTAA
- a CDS encoding uracil-DNA glycosylase: MNTVLTSHLVELAKKRSQEFSVEGFVYGQGPINPKFLLVGEAPGETEAVNGIPFSGRAGKELMRFFELLEVDRTEVYITSAFRSRPYRYKEKMDRKTKQLVYRKYNRPPTKQELIAHAPLLDYEVETIQTPYILTMGNIGLQRLLGPKMKVSEQHGKLYHGPVMCLASSEDDTYTWTEKHYAVFPTFHPASIFYNRGLVETIHEDLAQFKKLINKT; the protein is encoded by the coding sequence TTGAATACGGTGTTAACAAGTCATTTAGTTGAACTGGCTAAGAAACGGTCGCAGGAGTTTAGTGTTGAGGGCTTTGTTTATGGGCAAGGACCTATTAATCCTAAGTTTTTATTAGTAGGAGAGGCTCCAGGAGAGACAGAAGCAGTGAACGGTATTCCTTTTTCTGGAAGGGCGGGCAAGGAACTTATGCGCTTTTTTGAACTATTAGAAGTTGATCGCACAGAAGTTTATATCACAAGTGCTTTTAGAAGTCGTCCTTACCGTTATAAAGAAAAAATGGATCGTAAAACCAAGCAACTTGTGTATCGAAAATACAATCGCCCACCAACTAAACAAGAACTGATTGCTCATGCTCCCTTACTAGATTATGAAGTAGAAACAATCCAGACACCTTATATTTTGACAATGGGAAATATTGGATTACAAAGGTTGCTTGGTCCAAAAATGAAAGTTTCTGAGCAGCATGGAAAACTGTATCATGGGCCAGTAATGTGTTTAGCTTCTTCGGAAGACGATACGTATACTTGGACTGAAAAACACTATGCCGTTTTTCCAACGTTTCATCCGGCGTCCATTTTCTATAATCGAGGATTAGTCGAAACCATTCATGAGGATTTAGCACAATTTAAAAAACTGATTAATAAAACTTAA
- a CDS encoding PBP1A family penicillin-binding protein: MSEKKEMSRVSKKQAQKSKHTKKGKKSKKSSSPLWKKILIGILALIAAVVIGGMGLFAYYVSSAPDVTENSLTDTVSSTLLDSEGNEFLTLGGESRELVSENDVPQVLKDAIVAIEDQRFYTHIGIDPIRIAGAVVANITDGFASEGGSTITQQLIKLSVFSTGSEDQTLKRKAQEAWLSLQLEQKYSKEQILTFYINKVYMSDNQYGMGTASDYYFGKPLAELTLPEAALLAGMPQAPNAYNPLTNPDDATKRRNLVLDMMVENEAITAAEAQEAKSVDVSEGLIDHSGEETNNLVFDPYVKEVLAEVERKTNLDPYTSGLTIHTNLDMDAQQRLYDIVNSDEYVQIEDEDIQTGISLVDVNTGQLKALGGARDQEVQLGTNYATELKRSVGSNIKPLSAYGPAIEYLNYSTYEQVVDEPYTFKDGTPINNYDNNYEGQISMRRALVDSRNVPTTKIYNDVPREKANEFLTNIGIDTSTLNTKEKTLVESNAFTGDITPVDLSAAYAAFANGGTYTEPYTVSKIILDDGEEISLKPESNKAMEESTAYMITDMLKDVASNNSSRVGLNGIPQAGKTGTTNYTPDEKIEHGIQENGVPDKWYTGYTTNYALSVWVGKDNYFDSIDNKGSERLLPQQIYQALMSYVSESVESSDWEKPSSVVEVAVEKGSMPAKLAGPKTPSDKIVTELFVKGTEPTAVAVDSSEEESEEDESEEIELNAPEGLAATYDEEADALSIKWNAYSEKDISYLLTIGSESYSTNDLSYILQNPPEGEISITLAVQAGDKTGPAASTSVLIPPKEEEPEEEEPEEEPEAESSESSESSSSSESSSSAPPESSESSSSSESSSSAPPVSSESSSSSESSSSAPEE; encoded by the coding sequence ATGTCAGAAAAAAAAGAAATGTCACGCGTGTCAAAGAAACAAGCACAAAAATCAAAACATACAAAAAAAGGTAAAAAGAGCAAAAAATCCTCTTCTCCCCTTTGGAAAAAAATTCTTATTGGAATTCTAGCCTTAATAGCAGCAGTGGTAATTGGCGGTATGGGATTATTTGCTTATTACGTATCCTCTGCACCTGATGTCACAGAAAACAGTTTAACCGATACGGTTTCCTCAACATTACTAGATTCAGAAGGAAATGAATTTTTAACTCTTGGAGGAGAAAGTCGCGAACTGGTATCAGAAAATGATGTCCCCCAAGTGCTAAAAGATGCAATCGTTGCTATTGAGGATCAACGTTTTTATACCCATATCGGTATTGATCCTATCCGTATTGCAGGAGCAGTGGTAGCGAACATTACGGATGGTTTCGCTTCAGAAGGTGGAAGCACGATTACACAACAGTTGATCAAGCTTTCTGTTTTCTCAACAGGCTCGGAAGATCAAACGTTAAAACGAAAAGCACAAGAAGCTTGGTTATCCTTGCAGTTAGAACAAAAGTATTCAAAAGAACAAATTTTAACTTTTTATATCAATAAGGTCTATATGTCCGACAATCAATATGGAATGGGAACAGCTAGTGATTATTATTTTGGTAAACCGTTGGCTGAATTGACTTTGCCAGAAGCAGCATTACTTGCTGGAATGCCACAAGCTCCAAATGCATATAATCCACTTACCAATCCAGACGATGCCACAAAACGACGCAACTTAGTATTAGATATGATGGTGGAAAATGAAGCTATTACGGCTGCAGAAGCCCAAGAAGCTAAATCAGTTGATGTTTCAGAAGGTTTAATCGACCATTCTGGAGAAGAAACAAATAACCTTGTGTTCGACCCATATGTCAAAGAAGTTCTTGCTGAAGTTGAGAGAAAAACCAATTTAGATCCTTACACCTCTGGATTGACCATACACACGAATTTGGATATGGATGCACAACAACGTCTTTACGATATTGTGAATTCCGATGAATACGTCCAAATTGAAGATGAAGACATTCAAACCGGTATTTCTTTAGTCGATGTCAACACTGGGCAATTAAAAGCTCTAGGTGGCGCACGTGATCAAGAAGTTCAATTAGGAACCAATTATGCTACAGAGTTAAAACGAAGTGTTGGATCGAATATCAAACCTTTGTCAGCTTATGGTCCCGCTATAGAGTATTTAAACTACTCTACTTATGAACAAGTAGTAGATGAACCCTATACATTTAAAGATGGGACTCCTATCAACAACTACGACAATAACTATGAAGGTCAAATTAGTATGCGCAGAGCTCTAGTTGATTCACGTAACGTGCCTACTACTAAGATTTACAATGACGTCCCTAGAGAGAAAGCAAATGAGTTTTTAACAAATATTGGCATTGATACCTCCACTTTAAATACTAAAGAAAAGACTTTAGTTGAGTCAAATGCTTTTACTGGAGATATTACTCCAGTTGATTTATCGGCGGCCTATGCTGCGTTCGCAAACGGTGGAACGTACACTGAACCTTACACGGTTTCAAAAATCATTTTAGACGATGGCGAAGAAATCAGTTTGAAACCTGAATCGAATAAGGCTATGGAAGAATCAACAGCTTACATGATCACAGATATGTTAAAAGATGTCGCTAGTAATAACTCTTCTAGAGTAGGATTGAACGGTATTCCTCAAGCTGGGAAAACCGGTACGACAAACTATACTCCAGATGAAAAAATTGAACATGGTATCCAAGAAAATGGCGTGCCTGATAAATGGTATACAGGTTACACAACAAATTATGCATTATCTGTTTGGGTCGGAAAAGATAATTACTTTGACTCAATCGATAATAAAGGCAGTGAACGTTTATTACCTCAGCAAATCTATCAAGCTTTGATGTCATATGTTTCAGAGTCAGTTGAATCTAGCGACTGGGAAAAACCAAGTTCAGTTGTTGAAGTAGCCGTTGAAAAAGGTTCAATGCCTGCAAAACTTGCTGGACCTAAAACTCCTTCAGACAAAATTGTTACAGAATTGTTTGTTAAAGGAACTGAGCCAACTGCAGTAGCCGTTGACAGCTCTGAAGAAGAAAGTGAAGAAGATGAAAGTGAAGAAATCGAATTAAATGCACCGGAAGGCTTAGCTGCTACCTATGACGAAGAAGCAGATGCTCTATCGATTAAATGGAATGCTTATTCCGAAAAAGATATATCCTATCTGTTAACAATAGGATCTGAATCGTATTCGACTAATGATCTTTCTTATATTTTACAAAATCCTCCTGAAGGTGAAATCTCTATTACACTTGCGGTTCAGGCTGGCGATAAAACAGGCCCTGCGGCTTCAACGAGTGTTCTTATCCCACCTAAAGAAGAGGAACCTGAAGAGGAGGAACCTGAGGAAGAACCTGAGGCAGAAAGCAGCGAAAGTTCTGAATCAAGCAGTAGTTCTGAATCGAGCAGCAGCGCTCCACCTGAAAGTTCTGAATCGAGCAGTAGTTCTGAATCAAGTAGCAGTGCTCCACCTGTAAGCTCTGAATCGAGCAGTAGTTCTGAATCAAGTAGCAGTGCTCCAGAAGAATAA
- the recU gene encoding Holliday junction resolvase RecU, producing the protein MAIRYPNGKTYIHSDKVPPKKQLNKQMTSFSKRGMSLEDDINASNQYYLAKGNAVIHKKPTPIQIVKVDYPKRSAAVIKEAYFRQASTTDYNGVYKGYYLDFEAKETKNKLSFPLKNFHDHQIVHMQQCIEQHAICFVIMRFTTSERLFLLEASHLIEYWNNQYQDGRKSIPLKELEKSGYEMYYELSPRIPYLKVVDQLIAKLENVNTLAIE; encoded by the coding sequence TTGGCTATACGATATCCTAATGGTAAAACCTATATCCATAGTGACAAAGTTCCACCAAAAAAGCAACTAAACAAACAGATGACTTCATTCAGTAAGCGAGGTATGTCCTTAGAAGATGATATTAATGCAAGCAATCAATATTATTTAGCAAAAGGAAATGCTGTTATTCATAAAAAGCCTACCCCTATTCAGATTGTAAAAGTAGATTACCCTAAGAGAAGTGCAGCTGTCATTAAAGAAGCTTACTTTAGACAGGCATCTACAACCGACTACAATGGAGTTTATAAAGGTTATTATTTGGATTTCGAAGCAAAAGAAACAAAAAACAAACTTTCTTTTCCTTTGAAAAATTTTCATGACCATCAAATCGTTCATATGCAGCAATGCATCGAACAACATGCTATTTGTTTTGTCATCATGCGTTTTACTACAAGTGAGCGTCTTTTTTTATTGGAAGCAAGTCATTTAATTGAGTATTGGAACAACCAATACCAAGATGGGAGAAAATCGATTCCATTAAAAGAACTTGAAAAGAGTGGATATGAAATGTATTATGAACTATCGCCGCGCATTCCCTATTTAAAAGTCGTGGATCAGCTAATTGCTAAGCTAGAAAATGTGAACACATTAGCAATAGAATAA
- a CDS encoding EbsA family protein, with translation MDENSRVKFSLSLEPAFQVIYWSICWLLFFSLLIVALETQTFNLILIFLAILVGILIFYGLGSTLRIKNNSLKVSYYRGIRNKCIPINEIKKITFSAKREVSLFLNQDKVVHIYLNKKTK, from the coding sequence TTGGATGAGAATTCTAGAGTAAAATTTTCCCTTTCATTAGAACCAGCTTTTCAAGTTATTTATTGGTCAATTTGCTGGTTACTATTTTTTTCGCTACTTATTGTAGCTTTGGAAACACAAACGTTTAATTTAATACTGATTTTCTTGGCGATCCTTGTTGGAATACTTATATTTTATGGCTTAGGTTCTACTCTACGGATAAAAAACAACAGTTTGAAAGTTAGTTATTATAGAGGAATCCGCAACAAGTGTATTCCAATAAATGAAATAAAAAAAATAACCTTTTCTGCTAAAAGAGAAGTTAGTTTATTTTTAAATCAAGATAAAGTAGTTCATATTTATTTAAACAAAAAAACAAAATGA
- a CDS encoding DUF1273 domain-containing protein, producing the protein MRNLYISGYRTFELGVFKDDDPKVAVIKKCLKQEISQFIEEGIEWVLTSAQFGTEQWAIEVVNDLKKEYPNIKVGIIFPFLEFGSNWNEKNQSKLMELKKLADYVEATSHQTYQDPSQLKNHQAFLLDHCQAALLVYDPEFEGKTKFVYQAIKKKQETSEFELRLIDVDQLQNSSIEEEY; encoded by the coding sequence ATGAGAAACTTATATATTAGCGGATATCGGACATTTGAACTTGGTGTATTTAAGGATGATGATCCGAAAGTAGCAGTAATAAAGAAATGTTTGAAACAAGAAATTAGTCAGTTTATTGAAGAAGGAATTGAATGGGTTCTAACAAGTGCGCAGTTTGGCACAGAACAATGGGCTATTGAAGTTGTAAATGATTTGAAAAAAGAGTACCCAAACATTAAAGTGGGCATTATTTTTCCATTTTTAGAGTTTGGTTCAAATTGGAACGAAAAGAACCAAAGTAAGTTGATGGAGTTGAAAAAATTAGCAGACTATGTTGAGGCAACTTCTCACCAAACGTATCAAGATCCATCCCAACTAAAGAACCATCAAGCGTTTCTATTAGATCATTGTCAAGCAGCACTATTGGTATATGACCCTGAATTTGAAGGGAAAACTAAGTTTGTTTATCAAGCAATAAAAAAGAAACAAGAAACATCGGAATTCGAATTGCGATTGATAGATGTTGACCAATTACAAAATAGTAGTATAGAAGAAGAGTACTAA
- a CDS encoding ABC-F family ATP-binding cassette domain-containing protein, whose amino-acid sequence MKELKVQNLTKTYGEKVLFDGINFSIMEGERIGLIGVNGSGKTNLLNVITGNDSAEKGSIQKPKDYTISYLMQEPDLNLEKSVFDAVFEGDTPILAAVRNYERALDLLTEDPMDEKNQNRYSRAEQAMNDENAWIADTNAKMILNKLGVIDLEQLVGTLSGGQKKRVGLAQVLIQEPDLLVLDEPTNHLDFETITWLESYLSSYRGALLLVTHDRYFLDRIVNRMIELFHGNATFYTGNYEQYVVERAQRQEAAVVADHKRKQMYTKELAWMRTGAKARSTKQQARIGRFKDLEDNLNQSNVDESVEMNLEGSRLGKRVFELKDASLNLGGKVILDHFNMLIQTKDRIGISGENGAGKSTFLNALAGKFPLDSGEIVVGETVKIAYFTQVIEEMNPNKRVISYLQEVGEEVETTNGERISVTNLLEQFLFERHTHGTLIGKLSGGEKRRLYLLKLLMQQPNVLLLDEPTNDLDIATLTVLEDYIETFPGAVISVSHDRYFLDKTVEKLLIFDGNGKIRPFYGSITDYIEEEQEKKQGRSVQNSGSVAKVATEPEPINVDEKVKLTFTEQKEWSTIEEEMLNLEKKIETLKEEMLEAGSNFSLLQEQQEQVATLEKELEEKMNRWEYLSQYAND is encoded by the coding sequence ATGAAAGAATTAAAAGTACAGAATTTAACAAAAACCTATGGGGAAAAAGTATTATTCGATGGAATCAATTTTTCAATAATGGAAGGTGAAAGAATTGGTCTGATCGGTGTAAATGGTTCTGGTAAAACGAACCTACTGAATGTGATTACTGGAAATGATAGTGCTGAAAAAGGCAGTATCCAAAAACCAAAAGATTATACCATCAGTTATTTGATGCAAGAACCAGATTTGAACCTTGAAAAATCCGTTTTTGATGCTGTTTTTGAGGGAGATACACCTATCTTAGCAGCCGTTAGAAACTACGAAAGAGCCTTAGATTTGTTAACAGAAGATCCAATGGATGAAAAAAACCAAAATAGATATTCAAGAGCTGAACAGGCAATGAATGATGAAAATGCTTGGATAGCTGATACAAACGCAAAAATGATTTTGAATAAACTTGGAGTCATTGATTTAGAGCAATTGGTAGGAACGCTATCCGGTGGACAGAAGAAACGTGTCGGCTTAGCGCAAGTGTTGATTCAAGAACCGGATTTGCTCGTTTTAGATGAACCAACAAACCATCTAGACTTTGAAACAATTACTTGGTTAGAAAGCTATTTAAGTTCGTATAGAGGAGCTCTATTGCTAGTAACTCATGACCGTTATTTCTTGGACCGGATCGTTAATCGAATGATTGAATTGTTCCATGGAAATGCTACTTTTTATACAGGGAATTATGAACAATATGTAGTTGAAAGAGCTCAAAGACAAGAAGCAGCTGTAGTAGCAGATCATAAAAGAAAACAAATGTATACGAAAGAGTTAGCTTGGATGCGTACCGGAGCAAAAGCACGTTCAACAAAACAACAAGCTAGGATCGGTCGATTTAAAGACCTAGAAGACAATTTAAATCAATCTAATGTAGACGAATCAGTTGAAATGAATTTAGAAGGTTCTCGTTTAGGGAAAAGAGTATTCGAGTTAAAAGATGCATCGCTTAATTTAGGTGGAAAAGTAATTTTAGATCACTTCAATATGTTGATTCAAACGAAAGATCGAATTGGGATCAGCGGTGAAAATGGAGCAGGTAAATCAACTTTCTTAAATGCTTTAGCTGGTAAATTCCCATTAGATTCAGGAGAAATAGTTGTCGGCGAAACTGTAAAAATCGCTTATTTTACGCAAGTAATTGAAGAAATGAATCCTAACAAACGTGTGATCTCTTATTTACAAGAAGTTGGAGAAGAAGTGGAAACAACCAATGGTGAGAGAATCAGCGTAACTAATCTATTGGAACAATTCTTATTCGAGCGCCATACGCATGGTACACTTATCGGTAAATTATCAGGTGGAGAAAAAAGACGACTGTATCTATTGAAGTTATTGATGCAACAACCAAATGTATTGTTGCTTGATGAACCAACAAATGATTTAGATATCGCAACTTTAACGGTCTTAGAAGACTACATTGAAACATTCCCTGGAGCAGTTATTTCAGTTTCACATGACCGTTACTTCTTAGATAAGACAGTAGAGAAATTGCTGATATTTGATGGCAATGGAAAAATCAGACCATTTTATGGAAGTATTACAGATTATATAGAAGAAGAGCAAGAGAAAAAACAAGGACGCTCTGTTCAAAATAGTGGTTCAGTTGCAAAAGTTGCTACAGAACCTGAACCAATTAATGTTGATGAGAAAGTGAAGTTAACATTTACAGAACAAAAAGAGTGGAGCACGATTGAAGAAGAGATGCTTAATCTTGAAAAAAAAATAGAAACCCTTAAAGAAGAAATGTTAGAAGCGGGCAGTAATTTCAGTTTATTACAAGAACAACAAGAACAAGTAGCCACTTTAGAAAAAGAGTTAGAAGAAAAAATGAATCGTTGGGAATATTTAAGCCAATATGCGAATGATTAA
- a CDS encoding dihydrofolate reductase, with amino-acid sequence MIAFLWAQDKNGAIGYKGTLPWYLPNDLKFFKQMTINNAVVMGRKTFEGMNKRPLPDRINIILTTDLNYQAEGVKIMHSREEVLDFAKDYSGDTFITGGAKVFSFFMDDVDVLHRTMIEGEFEGDTFIPEIDWTKWKLEKIEEGVLDERNKYPHVFETYARKK; translated from the coding sequence ATGATTGCTTTTTTATGGGCTCAAGATAAAAATGGTGCAATTGGGTATAAAGGTACTTTGCCTTGGTATCTGCCAAATGATTTAAAGTTTTTCAAACAAATGACTATAAATAACGCTGTAGTGATGGGAAGAAAAACGTTTGAAGGAATGAACAAACGTCCTTTACCAGACCGTATCAATATTATTTTAACTACTGATCTTAATTATCAGGCTGAAGGGGTCAAAATCATGCACAGCCGAGAAGAAGTGTTGGATTTTGCAAAAGACTACTCTGGAGATACGTTTATTACTGGGGGAGCGAAAGTGTTTAGCTTCTTTATGGATGACGTGGATGTATTGCACCGCACAATGATCGAAGGCGAGTTTGAAGGAGATACCTTTATTCCAGAAATAGATTGGACGAAATGGAAACTTGAGAAAATAGAAGAGGGCGTTTTAGATGAACGCAATAAGTACCCTCACGTTTTTGAAACATATGCACGGAAAAAGTAA
- a CDS encoding ribonuclease HI family protein yields MIKIYTDASTKNNPGPSGVGIVVSAENRYEQLSIPLDKEMSNHEAEFEAVIKGLDYLIDHQLTDETLMMYMDSKLVASAIKKNYVKKDMFQVYLVLIKEKLRHFPLFFVQWIPQSQNKGADQLARQALQKLLLKN; encoded by the coding sequence ATGATAAAAATATACACAGACGCTTCTACAAAAAACAATCCTGGACCTAGCGGTGTAGGGATTGTTGTCAGTGCCGAAAACAGATATGAACAATTATCTATTCCACTTGATAAAGAAATGAGTAACCACGAAGCTGAATTTGAAGCAGTTATAAAGGGACTTGATTACTTAATTGATCATCAACTAACAGATGAGACTTTAATGATGTATATGGATAGTAAATTAGTAGCATCTGCAATTAAAAAGAATTACGTGAAAAAAGATATGTTCCAAGTCTATCTCGTCCTTATTAAAGAAAAACTCCGTCACTTTCCTTTATTTTTTGTTCAGTGGATTCCGCAATCTCAAAATAAAGGAGCCGATCAGTTAGCGAGACAAGCCTTGCAGAAATTACTTTTAAAAAACTAA